A window from Culex pipiens pallens isolate TS chromosome 3, TS_CPP_V2, whole genome shotgun sequence encodes these proteins:
- the LOC120428757 gene encoding O-acyltransferase like protein-like, with amino-acid sequence MVKCGVLVALVALVHLGQCSQIVPPLYRYDDFFRCQREDPSGVYCFVKVVFRGNQDTFDSPRIVSDFRHNLLDWGICVNNCQRELSVVPAKNHKRLYQFKFPINHTYILPKDLFGTDLDNFQLRYSALINICVNNRLELKYNLSQHAYSEIEYCTTRDDLESSEKTLDLPETMFYITVFTLVSLFVGANVIDWIGHDHAKGHIVVTSFSVRRNWSRLTEQPKSELYRNFGYIDGVRVYASVFLIIMHCAMYSGVFPVANPEYGEQVLKNPLLIDVFALAVVVLQMFFVISGLLLAATVLQDVERKPDINSGYFWTKIRMRLIRIVPVYFFCLLLTTMGANLPGVQLGPVGYKTLVQEQVRCKQKWWTNVLFVNNLPTFGEERCHFHGWYLATDFQLFLATLLLLSAFWKSPKRANALLSFSVIVALIVPTGIVYYMGLESAFPLKLSEAQFSFMYSSWINHVYFPSYSNMNSYLLGAVVGYVYHQTKYNKLNLDDYPLYSRLRKLCLPLLALAYLPTFIFYQYEIPRSSWMTILHNFLYRNVGVAALCVCFIECFRNPPGQIRAHLSSVAMTSLGKLSYNVYVLHIPVIRLILNMFSPSFKLSLVSLLWIPQGVAVISYFVGFVAFLFIEQPVGILLKHRFVDQSKPKLA; translated from the exons ATGGTTAAGTGTGGGGTTTTGGTGGCTTTGGTGGCGTTGGTCCATCTTGGTCAGTGTTCCCAGATTGTTCCTCCGTTGTATCGTTACGATGACTTCTTCCGGTGTCAACGGGAGGACCCTAGCGGAGTGTACTGCTTTGTGAAGGTGGTTTTCAGAGGGAATCAGGATACTTTT GACTCGCCAAGGATCGTTAGTGACTTTCGACATAATTTGCTGGATTGGGGCATTTGCGTGAATAACTGCCAACGGGAATTGTCGGTAGTTCCAGCGAAGAACCACAAACGGTTGTATCAGTTTAAATTTCCAATTAATCACACG TACATCCTCCCGAAGGACCTTTTCGGCACGGACCTCGACAACTTCCAGCTACGCTATAGTGCGTTGATCAACATTTGCGTGAACAACCGTCTTGAACTGAAGTATAACCTTAGTCAACATGCATACTCCGAGATCGAATATTGCACCACCCGGGATGACTTGGAATCATCCGAAAAAACTTTAG ATCTACCGGAGACCATGTTCTATATAACGGTTTTCACGCTTGTAAGTCTTTTCGTTGGAGCTAACGTGATAGACTGGATTGGCCACGATCATGCAAAAG GACATATCGTCGTGACATCCTTCTCGGTTCGACGCAACTGGAGTCGCCTGACGGAACAGCCCAAGAGTGAGCTGTACCGGAACTTTGGTTACATCGATGGAGTCCGAGTGTACGCAAGTGTTTTTCTTATCATCATGCACTGTGCGATGTATTCTGGTGTCTTCCCAGTGGCGAACCCCGAGTACGGCGAGCAG GTACTGAAGAACCCCCTGCTGATCGACGTCTTTGCATTGGCGGTCGTGGTTCTGCAGATGTTTTTCGTCATCAGTGGTCTATTGTTGGCAGCAACAGTGTTGCAGGATGTTGAGCGGAAACCCGACATAAATTCTGGATACTTTTGGACCAAGATACGTATGCGGTTGATACGGATTGTTCCAGTTTACTTTTTCTGTCTGCTGTTAACTACAATGGGTGCTAACTTGCCGGGAGTGCAGTTGGGTCCCGTTGGGTACAAAACGCTCGTTCAAGAGCAAGTTCGGTGCAAGCAAAAGTGGTGGACCAACGTGCTGTTCGTAAACAATCTTCCAACTTTTGGTGAAGAACGATGCCATTTTCATGGTTGGTACTTGGCGACTGATTTTCAGCTAttcttggcaacactgctgctaTTATCAGCATTTTGGAAATCTCCCAAGCGAGCGAATGCATTACTGTCGTTCAGTGTAATCGTGGCGTTGATTGTTCCTACCGGAATCGTTTACTATATGGGATTGGAATCTGCGTTTCCACTTAAATTAAG TGAAGCTCAGTTTAGCTTCATGTATAGCTCATGGATCAACCACGTGTACTTCCCAAGTTATTCAAACATGAACAGCTACTTGCTTGGAGCCGTCGTTGGATATGTGTATCACCAGACTAAATATAACAAACTTAATTTAGACGATTATCCA TTGTATAGCAGGTTGAGAAAGCTTTGTCTACCGTTGCTGGCTTTAGCGTACCTCCCAACGTTCATCTTTTACCAGTACGAGATTCCTCGATCTTCTTGGATGACCATTCTTCACAACTTCCTGTATCGTAACGTTGGGGTAGCCGCACTGTGCGTTTGTTTTATCGAATGCTTCCGCAACCCACCCGGTCAGATTCGTGCCCATCTCAGCTCGGTGGCGATGACCAGCTTGGGAAAGCTGTCCTACAACGTGTATGTGCTGCACATCCCCGTGATTCGGCTCATCCTGAACATGTTCTCACCGAGCTTCAAGCTGAGCTTGGTGAGTTTGCTTTGGATACCGCAGGGCGTAGCAGTTATTTCCTACTTCGTCGGGTTCGTCGCATTCCTGTTCATCGAGCAACCGGTCGGCATACTGCTTAAACATCGATTTGTCGACCAGAGTAAGCCCAAATTGGCATGA
- the LOC120431214 gene encoding regulator of hypoxia-inducible factor 1-like produces MVSAWAFAPFVLALVHFGQCSPIVPPLYRYEDYTKCRQDDQIGAYCFVKVVFQEDRDPFDTTRIVAEFRHSLLDWGICVADCEREMSSLTQEQRHRLFQPKFQINHTYILPDHWGQYLQSYKDRYGELINVCVNNRLERNYNVHRHAYSEIEYCTSKDELGMSKKNPDWLMITFYAIVLTLIVLMVGANVVDWLGHDQVKEHIVVSSFSVRRNWDRLTEQPTSELYREFGYIDGLRVFTSVFVLGIHCLMIAGIIPLSNPEYTEEVLKNPFLVDLCTICIVTVQIFFAISGVLLTTTVLKDIDRKPQLESIYFWEKIKNRLIRIVPVYYFFLLVSIVGDELPGVEMGTVGYKTLIQEQGRCRKKWWTNVLFVSNLPPFGEERCSLQGWYLAADQQLFLVTLLLMAAFWKFPKQAGALMWSCVAIALAIPAGIVYFYELESSLPVRLSDLQFLFMYQAWFNHLYMPGYSNMNSYMAGVVVGYLYHQHKHNKLDLDNSMLYTILKKARLPLLALAYLPTFIFYRYEIPRSSWLTMTHTILYRNVGVIAGCVSFIECFRNPPGPVRQFLTSKSMTSLGKLSYSVYVLHVPVTRLVLNWFPQMIELKLLDLVWMLAVLGGSSYLVGVIVYFCIEQPVSLVLKHYLPDKRRGKAEC; encoded by the exons ATGGTGTCCGCGTGGGCTTTCGCGCCTTTTGTGCTGGCTTTGGTCCATTTTGGGCAGTGCTCTCCGATTGTTCCTCCGTTGTATCGGTACGAAGATTATACCAAGTGTCGCCAGGATGACCAAATTGGGGCCTATTGCTTCGTGAAAGTGGTCTTCCAAGAGGATCGGGATCCTTTT gacACAACCCGGATTGTGGCCGAATTTCGACACAGTTTGCTAGACTGGGGAATATGCGTGGCGGATTGTGAACGAGAAATGAGCAGCTTGACGCAGGAACAGCGCCACCGGTTGTTCCAGCCCAAGTTCCAGATCAACCATACG TACATTCTACCTGACCATTGGGGTCAATACCTGCAATCGTACAAAGATCGATACGGCGAATTGATCAACGTTTGCGTTAATAACCGTCTGGAACGGAACTACAACGTTCACCGGCATGCATACTCCGAGATCGAGTACTGCACCTCCAAAGACGAGCTGGGAATGTCAAAGAAGAATCCAG ACTGGCTAATGATCACTTTCTACGCAATCGTTCTAACGTTGATCGTCCTCATGGTCGGCGCCAACGTCGTTGACTGGCTGGGTCATGATCAGGTCAAAG AACACATCGTTGTGTCATCGTTCTCGGTGCGCCGCAACTGGGATCGGCTGACGGAGCAACCGACGAGTGAACTGTACCGGGAGTTTGGTTACATTGACGGACTTCGAGTGTTTACGAGTGTGTTTGTGCTGGGCATACACTGTTTGATGATCGCAGGTATTATTCCGTTGAGCAACCCAGAGTACACTGAAGAG GTTCTGAAGAATCCGTTCCTTGTAGATCTCTGTACGATCTGTATTGTTACCGTCCAGATCTTTTTTGCCATTAGTGGGGTTCTGCTGACAACAACGGTTCTCAAAGACATTGATCGCAAGCCACAGTTGGAATCGATCTACTTTTGGGAAAAGATCAAAAACCGTTTGATTAGAATTGTTCCGGTGTACTACTTCTTCCTGTTGGTATCGATCGTTGGCGATGAGTTACCAGGAGTTGAAATGGGGACAGTTGGCTACAAAACGCTTATCCAGGAGCAGGGTCGATGCCGAAAGAAGTGGTGGACTAACGTGCTGTTTGTGAGTAACTTGCCACCATTCGGCGAAGAGCGATGCAGTCTGCAGGGTTGGTATCTGGCGGCTGATCAACAGCTGTTCCTCGTAACGTTACTGCTCATGGCGGCATTTTGGAAGTTCCCAAAACAAGCTGGTGCCTTGATGTGGTCATGTGTAGCTATTGCGTTGGCCATTCCAGCCGGGATTGTGTacttttatgagctggagtcttCATTGCCAGTCAGGCTAAG CGATCTTCAGTTTCTGTTCATGTACCAAGCGTGGTTCAACCACCTGTACATGCCAGGCTattcaaacatgaacagttaCATGGCAGGAGTGGTCGTTGGATATCTGTATCACCAACATAAGCATAACAAGCTGGATTTGGACAATTCCATG CTGTACACTATCTTGAAAAAAGCTCGTCTACCCCTGCTAGCCCTAGCGTACCTTCCGACGTTCATCTTCTACCGCTACGAGATTCCTCGCTCCTCTTGGCTCACCATGACACACACCATCCTGTACCGAAACGTTGGTGTCATCGCCGGGTGCGTAAGCTTCATCGAGTGCTTCCGAAATCCCCCGGGTCCCGTTCGGCAGTTCCTAACCTCCAAATCAATGACCAGCCTGGGCAAACTGTCCTACAGTGTTTACGTGCTGCACGTGCCCGTAACGCGGCTCGTGCTGAACTGGTTCCCCCAGATGATCGAGCTGAAGCTGCTGGACCTGGTGTGGATGCTGGCAGTTTTGGGTGGTTCTTCCTATCTGGTCGGCGTCATCGTGTACTTTTGCATCGAGCAACCGGTTAGTTTGGTGCTGAAGCACTACTTGCCGGACAAACGGAGGGGGAAGGCCGA ATGTTAA
- the LOC120431213 gene encoding zinc finger protein 69 homolog, with translation MSGLTDVDSPFVKTEKACKICGCSDGNMESMFCDADDSRMLNKIYKCTRVEVTPVCGLISPICESCRKRIEAYDEYAKPKVVEFVIKNEIEDALDYDPFSFQDPMASADPMASTDPMAENFDDISMKLEIEIEDDRSRNSTSNQEKRRGRKSKANVESVIELDEEPVTKKESEQTKECEKENVPKTRDVRKASEKVKVKISSDEDSDFEWQGGEDFGDNDDDDDVKFDDSPNVKSSSEDDIPLKKRKISKVKVKTQKKYKRSAEGNSKLSGTGKRPRGRPRKERPAGFEDRRKSAAEECKICGRVVTYMREHMRQHKIDKQQKCPYCERMFVQGNNLKYHIRKHLGERPYSCNICDKTFYCAPHLKSHMKVHGPQGLFQCEKCPKTFNQEGNLKKHLRVHTGEKPYKCNKCNKAFNSTSNLKNHQRLHSDERAFTCEHCAKSFVDIHHLQRHVRVHTGQRPYFCHICCHAFYCQNGIREHLKTHIPDRQPLKAEKIKLTTITPPSNVPTFINLAPCRIKMFARAAAISRTGMTNLVRYSHSHGGIPGENLPFSLNNRYKLTAIFVAFFGSGLGLPFFVLRHQLLKM, from the exons GTCACCCCGGTTTGCGGTCTAATTTCGCCCATCTGCGAGAGCTGCCGGAAGCGAATCGAGGCGTACGACGAGTATGCCAAACCGAAAGTGGTCGAGTTTGTCATCAAGAACGAAATCGAAGATGCGCTGGATTATGATCCGTTTAGCTTTCAAGATCCGATGGCTAGCGCGGACCCGATGGCTTCCACGGATCCGATGGCGGAGAACTTTGACGATATAAGTATGAAGTTGGAGATCGAGATTGAAGATGATCGGTCGAGGAATTCGACCTCCAATCAGGAAAAAAGGAGGGGCAGGAAAAGCAAGGCGAACGTTGAGAGCGTTATCGAGTTGGATGAGGAACCTGTGACGAAGAAGGAGTCTGAACAAACAAAGGAGTGTGAAAAGGAGAACGTTCCCAAAACTCGAGACGTGCGAAAGGCTTCGGAGAAGGTCAAAGTTAAGATTTCTTCAGACGAGGACTCTGACTTTGAGTGGCAGGGAGGGGAAGATTTTGGAGACaacgacgatgatgacgatgtTAAGTTTGACGATTCTCCGAATGTCAAGAGTAGTTCTGAAGATGATATTCCActgaaaaagagaaaaatcagTAAGGTCAAAGTTAAAACACAGAAGAAATACAAACGATCGGCGGAAGGTAACAGTAAGCTCAGTGGGACAGGAAAAAGACCCCGAGGTCGTCCACGCAAGGAACGACCCGCTGGATTCGAAGACCGTCGGAAATCGGCTGCAGAAGAGTGCAAGATTTGCGGCCGTGTTGTGACGTATATGCGGGAACATATGCGCCAGCATAAGATCGATAAGCAGCAAAAATGTCCCTACTGCGAGCGGATGTTTGTGCAGGGAAATAATCTCAAGTACCATATCAGGAAACATTTAGGAGAACGGCCGTATTCTTGCAACATCTGCGATAAGACGTTCTACTGTGCGCCACATTTGAAGTCTCACATG AAAGTTCACGGTCCACAAGGATTGTTCCAGTGTGAAAAGTGTCCAAAAACATTTAACCAAGAGGGCAATCTTAAGAAGCATTTGCGTGTTCATACAG GAGAGAAACCATATAAATGCAACAAGTGTAACAAAGCTTTTAATAGTACGTCGAATCTGAAAAATCATCAACGTTTGCACTCGGACGAGCGTGCATTTACGTGCGAACATTGTGCGAAAAGTTTTGTCGACATTCATCACCTTCAGCGTCACGTTCGGGTTCATACAG GTCAACGTCCATACTTTTGCCACATTTGTTGTCACGCGTTCTACTGTCAGAATGGCATCAGGGAACATCTGAAAACCCACATTCCCGATCGGCAGCCGCTGAAAGCGGAGAAA ATCAAACTCACCACCATAACGCCACCCAGCAACGTTCCCACCTTTATCAACCTTGCCCCGTG CAGAATCAAGATGTTCGCCCGCGCCGCCGCCATCTCCCGCACCGGAATGACCAACCTGGTCCGGTACTCGCACTCCCACGGTGGAATCCCCGGCGAG AACCTCCCGTTCAGCCTGAACAACCGGTACAAGCTGACCGCGATCTTCGTCGCCTTCTTCGGTTCCGGCCTGGGACTGCCCTTCTTCGTGCTGCGACACCAGCTGCTCAAGATGTAA